One Tepidanaerobacter syntrophicus DNA segment encodes these proteins:
- a CDS encoding OsmC family protein, translated as MAVNTVKAKADWKSGTLVECAARNFKVTVDEPISDGGTDTAMNPVELLLCALGGCMSIVASSFAPKFNVDLKGFSVELEGDIDPDGFTGKNPNVRKGFSEIRYKMHIVSDSPKENIDRLYKFIETHCPVKDTLAGVPVVGTYEVKA; from the coding sequence ATGGCGGTAAATACAGTAAAAGCAAAAGCTGATTGGAAAAGTGGCACTTTAGTGGAATGTGCGGCCAGAAACTTTAAGGTTACAGTTGATGAGCCTATAAGCGATGGCGGCACAGACACAGCTATGAATCCTGTTGAATTATTGTTATGTGCCCTAGGCGGCTGCATGAGTATTGTAGCAAGTTCCTTTGCTCCAAAATTTAATGTAGATCTTAAGGGTTTTTCAGTGGAGCTGGAAGGCGACATAGACCCTGACGGTTTTACAGGCAAAAATCCTAATGTAAGAAAGGGTTTTTCGGAAATCCGCTATAAAATGCATATAGTATCCGACTCTCCAAAAGAGAATATAGATAGATTGTATAAATTTATCGAGACACACTGTCCTGTAAAAGATACCTTGGCAGGAGTGCCGGTAGTTGGGACATATGAGGTTAAAGCTTAG